CGGCCAGGCCGGTTCCGTGCTCGGATTGCTGCCCGGGCAGACCCGGCGTGCTGTTGAGTACGTAGTACGTGTTCGGTGTGCCCGCGTCGATCACGGCGATGGACTGGCTCGACATGGTCTCATTGGCAGGCAGCGCCTTCTGGAGGGTCACGAACAGATTCGGCAGCGAGCCCGTGTACTTGACGACGCGGAACTGAGCGTGCGTCTTCGTCTTCTTGGGATCGTTGATGCGCAACCGGACATTGGTGCTCATCCAGTTCGTGAAGCTCGTCGCGGGATTCTTGATCGCCTTCAGATCGGCCACGGTGTCGGGATTCGCCTGCGCGAGATGGATATGGAGCTGGTCCTGGCCGCGCGCAGTCGCGGAGTTCACACCCAGGGCGATCGGCTTGGCCGGGTTCTTGGCAACTCGCCGGGTGGCCTGGAACCATGCGGCAGACCACAGGTTCAGCTGAGATCCGTTCCACAGGTAGGAACACTCGATGCCCTTGATGCGGTTGGTGGGCAGCAGCAGGAAATCGTCATTGACACCTTTGCTGTCACCGCCTTTGCGCACCGCGTAGAACTTGGGATGGGCCGGGCTGGGCTGATACTGCGGACCCGGTTTGATCACGTCGATGTTCGTTCCGACCTTGCCGGGTGCGGTGTCCTTCACCTGGCCCCACAGATAGAGGCGTTTGTCGGTCTTCGGATCGTCGCTGTTCTGTCCGCAACCCGCCGGTGCCGGTTTCGGCGCGGCCGAAGCGAGGCCGGCGACACCTCCACCGAGTGCGAGGCTGACGGCCAGTGCGATTCCGACGACGATAGTGGCAAGAGTCCGGCCACGGGCCCTCCGGCGGGTCGCTGTCATGGAGATCCTCTCGCCGGTGAGCCGGTTCGACTCGTCTGCAGCGAAAGTGTGCCACCGTACATGCTGGTGAGCGCGCCGAACGGCGAGATCGACGGGGGTTGTTCACCGACAGGACCGCCAGAGAAAGGGGACTGGGTGGCTGTGCGTCCCACTGGTCACATGAAGAACAGGCCCTCACACGAACCGGTGCCGTCGTGGACCCCGCTCCCGGAACTGCTGATGACGTAGAAACCCTTGGGCGCCTTCGCGACCGCGATCATCTGATCCGCCATGGCAGCTTTGCCGACCAATTTGTGGAGTTCGACGAAGAGATTGGGCAGCAGAGCGTCGAGGTGCACGACGCGGAAATGTGCGCTCGGGCGGCCGGGTTCGTTGATGGACAGCTTCACGAGCGCGTTGGGCTGCGTCCAGTCCGACAGTTTCGTGGGCAGTCCCGTTGCGCCGTTCAAGGACTTGCGAGTGTCGTTGTTGAGGCGCGACAGATGAATGTGGAGCTGATTCAGCTTGCGCGCCTTCTTCGAGTTGATCCCGACGACGATGGTCTCCTCGGGGATCTTCAGGATGCTCGTCGCCTCGGTCCACGAGTACTTCCAGAGGTTCAGCATGTCCGGCTGCCAGGTCGTCTCGCATTCGATGCCCGAGATGCGTCGGGTGGGCAGCAGGAGTTGATCGAACGGGGATTTCGGTTGATCGCCCCCGTGGCGGATCGCATAGAGCTGGCTGAAAGCGGTCGTCGGCTGGGGTTGCGGCTCGACCACGTAGTCATTGGTCCCCTTGTTCGCGGGCGTCACGTCCTTGACGGCCTGCCACAGGAAATCCTGCGAGTTGACGCTTCCGCAGCCCGGAGGCGGTGGGGGCGGGGCGCCGCGGAGACCCGACGACCCGAGGTCGAGCGGCGCGGCGGATACGGAGCCGGCGCCGAGGGCGGCACCCACGCCGATGGCCGCCGAGGTCGTCAGAAAGGTGCGGCGACTGAAGCCCTGTGTCCTATGCGTCGAGTCATCCATGATCGCCCTCTCGCCCCGTGCCTCATCTGCACATCGAGTGTGCCACCGGGCGCGGCGGTCGGCGCGCAGAACGCGACGGATCGGAGGCGGCAGGTCACCCGGTGCGCACTATCATCTGCAGGACATGACGATGTTCGGTGAGGCCGGTACGGGACCTCGCGTGCCGGGGACGGTCACCTCGTTCCTCAAGATCTTCGGATTCGTGATGTTGTGCGGCATCGTCGGACCGATCTTTCTGGTCGCCTACTTCCTCATCGATGAGCCGGGCACCGAGTGGATGTTGTGGACGGGGCTGGGGGTGACCCTCCTCGACGTGGCAATCGCGTTGTTCGTCGCGCGACTGAGCATCGGCGGGCAGCAGAGGAGCGCACGGTTGCGGACCACAGGACGGATGGCCGTCGCTGAGATCCGGGGAGTCGAGCAGACGAATGTCCAGATCAACGATCAGCCGCTGATGAAGCTGGATCTCCACATCCACGGCGAAGGTGTCGCGCCGTTCGACACGCAGAAGCGAACCGTCGTGCCGATCTTCCAGCAGCCGATGCTGCATCGACGCACGCTCGCGGTCCTCGTCGATCCGACCACCAACGAATACGAGATCGATTGGCAGGGAACGGCGTTGCTCACCGGATCGGTTCCCGCACAGTTCACCTCCGGCGAGGATGGCCGCACCTACGACCTGACGGGTCAGACGGAACCGTTGATCAAGATCCTCGAGATCCTCCGGCAGTACGACGTGAGCGCCTCGGGATCGATCGACCTCCGCAGCAATCCCCATGCGCGGCAGGCGGTGATGGACGTCGTACGGACCTACGTAGACGGGGGAGCGGTCGGCCCAGGCCGGGAGGAGGGTGCCCCGTCGCCTGCGCGGACGTCGGGTGAGCGGTTGGCGGAACTCGAGGGTCTGCGGCTCCGTGGTGCGATCAACGATCAGGAGTATGCGGCGGCGCGCCAACGGATCCTCGACTCGATCTGAAACGCCTACCTCCTAAGTCACATGCGTCACTTTGGTAACACCTCGATTGCAATGTGCCGGAACCGGGCCGCAGCTGTGGCGTGGTGAGACCTGGCCGAATTACGGTGCTGCGGTGCGTGTTCACCACTCCCGCCGGCGTCAGGCCGTCTTGCGGCGTCGATTCGTTGTCCTTCTGCTCGCCGTCGCGGCGACGCTCGGAATCGGGGTGGTGTCGGCGGGGACGGCGAACGCCGCGACCTTCGGTCGTTTCTACGTCGCCGGCTGCGGCATGCCGTCCACGCCGGTGGACATGTGGACCCGGTGGGGCAATTACAAGACGGTGATCGCGCTCGACGGACTGCGTGCGACGAACGACTCCAGCGGTTGGCGCCACGAGACGCGCATCCAGCGGATCGCCGACTCCGGTGTGAACGTGATCCAGCCCGTCGGCGGGCTCGCGAGCTTCTACACCGATTGGGATGCCGCGAGCCCCGGCAACAAGGTCAAGTACCGCTATCGCTGGACGTGCCGACTCAACACCATCATCAACGAGCTCGACGCACGGGGTCTGGCTGTCGGCCCACGCGAGAAGTACGCCCTCATGGGCATCTCGATGGGTGGCAACGCGGCGATGATCTACGGTGCGTACCACCGCAAGCGGATCTCGCACGTCTTCTCCATGTCGGGGTTCCTGAACCCGTCGGCGCCGACGATGCGTGAGGCGGTCCGGTTGGCCCTCATCGACGCCGGGATGGCGGCCGGTGTGGGGCCGTTCAGTGCGGACAGCATGTGGGGACCGCCCTGGGGCAAGCGGTGGGTCACCAACGACGCCGTCGTACAGCTGCCGCGGATGCGCGGCATGCACATTCGCGTTGGGGCGGCATCCGGGGTCTGGGGCCGCTACAACACCGACGCCATCGGGTCCATCAAGGGCACGCCGCTCGAGGTGTTCTCGCTCGCGCAGACGCGGACCTTCGAGGTGGCTGCCGCGATCTCGGGCGTGCGCATCACCACCGACTACCCGGCCGTCGGGACGCATCAGTGGGGGTACTGGCAGGACATGGTGTTCAACGCCAAGCGCAGCGGGTGGTTCCGCGACTGACGGGCCGATTCCCGACGTCTGTCGCCTCGCTAGGCTGTCGCCCATGCGTGTGCTGCAACGACCGACCTCTGCCGGAGAGCTCGCTCTGGGTGTCCGGGTCAGCGGTGCCGACCCTGACCGCCCGCCGGTGCTGCTGGTGCACGGTATGGCCGGCGACCACAGCACCTGGCGTACCTTCGCCGGCGCGCTGCGTCGTCAGGGAAGGGCGGTCGTCGCTGTCGACCTCCGCGGTCACGGCCGGAGTGGGCACGCCTCGACCTATCGGCTCGACGACTTCCGCGACGATCTGCGATTCGTCCTCGACGACCTCGACATCGCGGTGGCCGACGTCGTGGCCCACTCGCTCGGTGCGCACGCCGCGCTGAGACTGGCGATGGACGAACCGGACCGGATCCGGCGTCTGGTGCTGGAGGAGATCCCACCGATGCCCCGTGACCAGGATGACCTCGACCTGAACATCGTGGTCGCGGCCTCGCTCGGCGAACGGGTGCGGGGATTGGGCTGGGCCGTGCGCAATCCGCTGCCGCTCATCCGATTCGACCGGCGCGTCGCCGACGACGTCTCGCCGCAGTTCGAGGTCGCCGACCCGGACTGGTGGGCGGGACTCGACGCGGTCACCGCGCACACACTCGTGATCTCCGGTGGGCGCCAGAGCTTCCTGCCGCCGGACCATCTGCGTACGCTCAGTGCGGCACTACCCGATGGTCGGTTCACCCAGATCGACACGGGACACAGCGTGCATCGCGATCGGCCGGCCGACTTCGGTTCGGCTGCCGGCGATTTCCTTTCCGCTCCGTAGGGGCGGACGACGTACGTTCAGGCGGCGGGCTTGTTGTACAGCGGACGCGGGTCGACGCCGATCTCGCGCCACGCCTGATAGGCCCACGGCACGTACAACCATTGCAGCGGCAATCGGTTGATCAGTGGGTTGGCGGTTCGCATAAGAGACGCGAAACGCTGAAAACGCTTCTCTCGTTTGGTATCCCACTCGAGGCCGCAGACGTCGCGCATCTGCTGTGGGATCGTGCCGACGATCACCGTACGGATGAAACCGTTGAGCGGGGCCGACAGCACCCGCCAGACCGGGGCCGGGATCTTCTTCGGTCGGGGGAGTCCCTGGCGGATATAGCCGGTCGCATAGACCACCGTCTTGTGCGGAACGAAGCGGTCGAGCATGTCGTCCCAGTAGGCGAGGAACTCCTCGTACGTCTGCGGCTGACTGCGCGCGCTCACGCCGTAGAGCTGGTACCAGACCTTGCTCTCCTCGAAGATCTGGACCTTCTCGGCATAGCTCAGTCGTCGGATGAACGTGTCGGTGATGTAGAGGACCTGGTCGACGAAAGTCGCATGGGCCCAATAGAACAGCTCGGGATTGAGGGCGTGGTAACGCGAACCGTCGCTGATCGTGCCCTTGATGTCGCGGTGGAAGTCGCGAACGGTGCGACCCCATTTCTGCGGCTCGGTGCTGTAGACGGTCTTCATCACCGGCGGCCCGGTGCGGCGGGCGCGACCGAGGAAGTCGTCGAAGATGACCGAGTGGTCGAGGACCGCCTGGCCGAGCTGCTCGATGCAGTTCTCCGTACCCGCGAGTCGCTGGAATCCGAGGATGCCCCGACTGTCCCCGTAGAACTTCCAGATCAGCGAATCGGCACCCAGGCGAGGCGTGGCCTCGACGGCGGTCGCATCGTCGTCGACGATCACCGGTTCCGCCTCGCGGATTGCATGCTCGTAGTCCTGGTTGACTGACATGAGAAGGAGAGTAACCCAGCTTGGAACGAAGTGGAAGATTTGTTCCAAGCGTGTGGCGAACCCGGTGACGAGAGGATGTGTCCATGGAATCGATCGCGCCACCACCGGCCGCGGAGTTGCTCGAGTCGGCGCTGGTGGTCCGATTGCCGATGCGTACCCGGTTCCGCGGGCTCATCGAGCGCGAGACGATGATCTTTCCGGGACCGGCCGGCTGGGGCGAGTTCGGCCCGTTCGTGGAGTACGACGACGTCGAGTCGTCGGCGTGGCTCGCGGCGGGTATCGAGGCGGCCTACCTCGGGCCACCGGCGGCCCGGCGGTCGGCCGTGCAGGTCAACGCGACGGTGCCGGCCGTTCCGGCCGCCGATGTGGCCGCGATCCTCGCCCGATACCCCGGCGTCACCACGGCCAAGGTGAAGGTCGCCGAGCCCGGGCAGACCCTCGACGACGACGTCGCCCGAGTGGCCGCCGCGCGCGCGGGGTGGCGCGGGTGCGCATCGACGCCAACGGCATGTGGACCGTCGACGAGGCGATTCGCGCGATCCGGGCGATCGGTGACGTCGAGTACGTGGAACAGCCGTGCGCCACGGTCGAGGAACTCGCCGAGGTCCGCCGTGCCGTCGAGGTGCCGATCGCCGCGGACGAGTCGATCCGTAAGGCGGCCGATCCGTACCGCGTGGTGGCCGCCGGTGCTGCGGACGTGGCGATCGTCAAGGTCGCGCCGCTCGGCGGCATGCGGGCGACGCTGGATCTCGCGGAGAACCTGGGGTTGCCGATCGTCGTGTCGTCGGCGCTCGACTCCGCGGTCGGAATCGCAGCCGGGGTGGCCGCGGCGGCGGCGCTGCCGAAACTCGACCATGCCTGCGGACTGGGCACCGGCACACTCTTCACCACCGACGTCGCGTCGTCGTTCGTGCCGGTCGGCGGGGTTGTCGTCCCACGGTGGCCGGGTTCGGACGCCGTGGACCCGGCCACGGTGCCGACGGTCGGTCCCGAGCGCGAACGGTGGTGGCGGGATCGACTCCTCCGGTGTCATGCCGTTCTGGCCCGTCGCGCGACGTCGCCGGCAGGGGACTAGAAACATTTTCGTCAATCTGTTCCAATAGACACCTGATGGGATCGGGGTCACAGTCGGCGCCTGATCCGTGGTGTGGTGAGGAGACGACGATGAAGGTGTTCGCCGAGGCCCCGACCGGCAGCGACCTGCTCGAGGTGCCGTGCGCCGAGCGCAACGGAATTCTCGAGATGATGTCGATGCGGCGTGATCCGTTCGCATTCGGCGACGACCGGTTGGCCCGGTTCGGCCAGGTGTCCGGGCTCAACGCGCTGGGTATCCAGATGGTGATCGCGGCCGGACCGCGTGCCGCCGACGAGATCCTGATGAACCGCGACAAGGCGTTCGCCAACGGTCCGGCGTGGAGCTACTTCATCGGCCCGTTCTTCAATCGCGGCATCATGCTGCTCGACTTCGACGAGCACCGCCACCACCGCCACATCCTCCAGCAGGCGTTCACGCCGTCGGCACTCAAGGGCTACATGCAGGAGATGCAGCCGATGATCGCCGACCGCATCGAACGGTTCCCGACCGGAGATGTGAAGCTGTTCAGCGAGTTCAAGGCCTTGACCCTCGACGTCGCGCTCGAGGTGTTCCTCGGGGTCGAACTGCCCAAGCGTGATGCCGACAAGCTCAACCAGGCGTTCATCGACACGGTCCGGGCGGGTGTCGCCTACGTGCGCAAGCCGGTTCCGGGTGGACGGTGGTGGAAGGGGCTCCGTTCCCGCAAGGTGCTCGAGGAGTTCTTCTACGAGAACATCCCCGCCAAGCGGGCGCGGGAGACACCCGACCTGTTCTCGGTGCTCTGCCACGCGGAGAGCGACGAGGGTGACACCTTCACCGACGCCGACGTCGTCAACCACATGATCTTCGTGCTCATGGCCGCCCACGACACGTCGACGATCACCATGAGTCAGATGGCCTATCGGATGGCGAAATCACCTGAATGGCAACAGAAGGCGTATGAGCAGTCGATGGAGTTGAACCCGGAGCTGGGCTACGACGACCTCGGCAAGCTCTCGGTCATCGACGCGGTGATGAAGGAGTCGCTGCGGATGTGCCCGCCGGTGCCCGCACAGCCGCGGATGGCGATCAAGGACACCTCGGTTCAGGGCTATTTCGTCCCGAAGGGCAGCTTCGTCTCGGTCCCGCAACTCACCAATCATCGCGACCCCGAGTTCTTCACCAATCCCGACATGTTCGACCCCGAGCGATTCTCCAAGGAGCGGGCCGAGGACAAGGGACACCGGATGGCGTGGATGCCGTTCGGCGGCGGAGTGCACAAGTGCATCGGCCTGTATTTTGGCCAGATGGAGATCAAGACGATCCTGCATCACCTGGTGCGTGGGTACGAGTGGTCGGTGCCCGACGATTATCAGATCCCGATGGACTACAGCTCGCTGCCGGTCCCGAAGGACAAGCTCCCGGTGAGTCTGCGGCGCCGATGACCTCCACCAAGACATCCCGCAAGACCCGGAACACCTCGAGCCCCGAGGACCAGGAGCAGGCGATCCTGGCCGCAGCGGGTGCCGAGTTCACCGCGGCGGGCGTGCGCCGCGCGAACATGGACGAGGTCGCCGCGCAGGCCGGGGTGAGCCGGAGCACGCTCTACCGTCGCTTCCCGAACAAGGAAGCGCTGCTGCTGGCCGTCGCCAACGACCTCTACGTCCGGGGCATGCACCGCCTCGAGAGCGCGGTCGTGGGACTCGCGCCGGCCGACGCGGTCGTCGAGGCCTTCGCCGAGGGTGCGGTGATGATCTCCGAGGATCCGCTGATGCGTCGTCTGGTCCTCACCGACTCGGAGATGAAGGGCATCACCTCGGCGATCACCGGACTGTTCATCGACATGGTGACCAATCGGGTCGCCGCGACCCTGCGTGACGCCGGCGCGAAGATGCCCGACGAGGAACTCCATCATGCGGTGGAACTCCATGTCCGGCTGGTGATCTCCTATCTCGAGGTGCCCACCACCGACGAGCGGCAGCAGCCGGACGCCGTGCGTGCGCTGGCGGCGAAGTACCTGGCACCGATGATCTGGTGAGCAGATCCACCTGCGCCTGATCCACCTGCGCCTGATCCACCAGCACCCGAACCACCCGACACCATCGAAGGAATTGCCATGTCCGTACGTGACCTGCTGAACCGGAAGCCCGATCGCGACGAGGTCTCCTCGGTCCTGCGCGGCAAGGTCATCGCCATCACCGGTGGCGCCCGCGGCATCGGCTTCGTGACCGCGACCCAGCTGTTCGAGGCGGGCGCAACCGTCGTGCTCGGCGACATCGACGACGACGCGGTCGGCAAGGCCGCAGCGGACCTGGGGGTCGAGGGTTTCGCCGTCGACGTCACCGACCGACGCTCGTTCGACGACTTCCTCACCGCGGTCGAGGAATCCGTCGGACCGATCGACGTGCTGATCAACAACGCCGGCATCATGCCGGTGGGGGCGTTCCTGTCCTACGACGACGCGCTCATCCGGCGCACCTACGACATCGACGTGATCGGCGTGATCACCGGAACCCAGCTCGCCGCCCGCCGGATGGTGGCCCGCGGGCACGGTCAGGTCGTGAACATCGCATCGGTCGCGGGCCGGCTGCCCACCCCCGGACTGACGATCTACAACGGCGCCAAGGCCGCCGTCATCGAGTTCTCCGAGGCTCTCGACGCCGAGCTCGAGTCCACCGGCGTCCGCATCAGCACGGTCTTGCCGACGTTCACCCGGACGGGCCTCATCTCCGGATTGCACACCAACAGCATGGTGCGCGCCGTCGAACCCGAGGACGTGGCCGAACAGGTCGTCGCCATCATCGTCCGTCCCCGCGTGCGCCTGACCGCGCCCCGGTCGATGGCCTGGACCCACGCGAATCCGATCATCCCGCAACGGATGAAGCGTGCATCACGCCGGATGACCAAGTTGGACACCATGTTCCTGGATTACGACCACGATCAACGGGCCGCGTACTCCACCCGGATCGGCGCCGGCCAGACCTCCGCGGAGGAGGCGCAGTCAGCGCGGCAGGACGACCACCGGGACGGATGAGTGCCGGATGAGTTTGGTTGCCCGGGACCCGAGGAACACCTGGGACAGGATGCCGTCGCGGGTGCTGCCGACGAACAGGACCTCGCCCTCGATCCACTCGATCGAGTCGAAGGCCTCGCGATAGCCGCGGCCCGAGGCGATCACGCAGGTCGTGTCGGCCGGTACGACACCGTCGGTGAGCAGTTGTCGCTGCGCGGCCAGTGATTGTTCCTTCCACTGATCGAGCACCGCGTCCTCGGTGCTCAACCCGACCAGGGGTGGGTACATCGCGCCACCTCGGACCGCGAAGGTCGCCAGGCGCAGCGGAGCATCCATCCGATCGCACAGTCCGCGGGCACGTTGCACCACCGGCAGCGATTCGGGTCCGGATCCGGCGACCG
This sequence is a window from Gordonia insulae. Protein-coding genes within it:
- a CDS encoding CDP-diacylglycerol diphosphatase, encoding MTATRRRARGRTLATIVVGIALAVSLALGGGVAGLASAAPKPAPAGCGQNSDDPKTDKRLYLWGQVKDTAPGKVGTNIDVIKPGPQYQPSPAHPKFYAVRKGGDSKGVNDDFLLLPTNRIKGIECSYLWNGSQLNLWSAAWFQATRRVAKNPAKPIALGVNSATARGQDQLHIHLAQANPDTVADLKAIKNPATSFTNWMSTNVRLRINDPKKTKTHAQFRVVKYTGSLPNLFVTLQKALPANETMSSQSIAVIDAGTPNTYYVLNSTPGLPGQQSEHGTGLADYVYGWKY
- a CDS encoding cytochrome P450, producing MKVFAEAPTGSDLLEVPCAERNGILEMMSMRRDPFAFGDDRLARFGQVSGLNALGIQMVIAAGPRAADEILMNRDKAFANGPAWSYFIGPFFNRGIMLLDFDEHRHHRHILQQAFTPSALKGYMQEMQPMIADRIERFPTGDVKLFSEFKALTLDVALEVFLGVELPKRDADKLNQAFIDTVRAGVAYVRKPVPGGRWWKGLRSRKVLEEFFYENIPAKRARETPDLFSVLCHAESDEGDTFTDADVVNHMIFVLMAAHDTSTITMSQMAYRMAKSPEWQQKAYEQSMELNPELGYDDLGKLSVIDAVMKESLRMCPPVPAQPRMAIKDTSVQGYFVPKGSFVSVPQLTNHRDPEFFTNPDMFDPERFSKERAEDKGHRMAWMPFGGGVHKCIGLYFGQMEIKTILHHLVRGYEWSVPDDYQIPMDYSSLPVPKDKLPVSLRRR
- a CDS encoding SHOCT domain-containing protein, producing the protein MTMFGEAGTGPRVPGTVTSFLKIFGFVMLCGIVGPIFLVAYFLIDEPGTEWMLWTGLGVTLLDVAIALFVARLSIGGQQRSARLRTTGRMAVAEIRGVEQTNVQINDQPLMKLDLHIHGEGVAPFDTQKRTVVPIFQQPMLHRRTLAVLVDPTTNEYEIDWQGTALLTGSVPAQFTSGEDGRTYDLTGQTEPLIKILEILRQYDVSASGSIDLRSNPHARQAVMDVVRTYVDGGAVGPGREEGAPSPARTSGERLAELEGLRLRGAINDQEYAAARQRILDSI
- a CDS encoding SDR family oxidoreductase, with amino-acid sequence MSVRDLLNRKPDRDEVSSVLRGKVIAITGGARGIGFVTATQLFEAGATVVLGDIDDDAVGKAAADLGVEGFAVDVTDRRSFDDFLTAVEESVGPIDVLINNAGIMPVGAFLSYDDALIRRTYDIDVIGVITGTQLAARRMVARGHGQVVNIASVAGRLPTPGLTIYNGAKAAVIEFSEALDAELESTGVRISTVLPTFTRTGLISGLHTNSMVRAVEPEDVAEQVVAIIVRPRVRLTAPRSMAWTHANPIIPQRMKRASRRMTKLDTMFLDYDHDQRAAYSTRIGAGQTSAEEAQSARQDDHRDG
- a CDS encoding alpha/beta hydrolase, producing MRVHHSRRRQAVLRRRFVVLLLAVAATLGIGVVSAGTANAATFGRFYVAGCGMPSTPVDMWTRWGNYKTVIALDGLRATNDSSGWRHETRIQRIADSGVNVIQPVGGLASFYTDWDAASPGNKVKYRYRWTCRLNTIINELDARGLAVGPREKYALMGISMGGNAAMIYGAYHRKRISHVFSMSGFLNPSAPTMREAVRLALIDAGMAAGVGPFSADSMWGPPWGKRWVTNDAVVQLPRMRGMHIRVGAASGVWGRYNTDAIGSIKGTPLEVFSLAQTRTFEVAAAISGVRITTDYPAVGTHQWGYWQDMVFNAKRSGWFRD
- a CDS encoding CDP-diacylglycerol diphosphatase, encoding MDDSTHRTQGFSRRTFLTTSAAIGVGAALGAGSVSAAPLDLGSSGLRGAPPPPPPGCGSVNSQDFLWQAVKDVTPANKGTNDYVVEPQPQPTTAFSQLYAIRHGGDQPKSPFDQLLLPTRRISGIECETTWQPDMLNLWKYSWTEATSILKIPEETIVVGINSKKARKLNQLHIHLSRLNNDTRKSLNGATGLPTKLSDWTQPNALVKLSINEPGRPSAHFRVVHLDALLPNLFVELHKLVGKAAMADQMIAVAKAPKGFYVISSSGSGVHDGTGSCEGLFFM
- a CDS encoding oxygenase MpaB family protein → MSVNQDYEHAIREAEPVIVDDDATAVEATPRLGADSLIWKFYGDSRGILGFQRLAGTENCIEQLGQAVLDHSVIFDDFLGRARRTGPPVMKTVYSTEPQKWGRTVRDFHRDIKGTISDGSRYHALNPELFYWAHATFVDQVLYITDTFIRRLSYAEKVQIFEESKVWYQLYGVSARSQPQTYEEFLAYWDDMLDRFVPHKTVVYATGYIRQGLPRPKKIPAPVWRVLSAPLNGFIRTVIVGTIPQQMRDVCGLEWDTKREKRFQRFASLMRTANPLINRLPLQWLYVPWAYQAWREIGVDPRPLYNKPAA
- a CDS encoding TetR/AcrR family transcriptional regulator codes for the protein MTSTKTSRKTRNTSSPEDQEQAILAAAGAEFTAAGVRRANMDEVAAQAGVSRSTLYRRFPNKEALLLAVANDLYVRGMHRLESAVVGLAPADAVVEAFAEGAVMISEDPLMRRLVLTDSEMKGITSAITGLFIDMVTNRVAATLRDAGAKMPDEELHHAVELHVRLVISYLEVPTTDERQQPDAVRALAAKYLAPMIW
- a CDS encoding alpha/beta fold hydrolase, whose translation is MRVLQRPTSAGELALGVRVSGADPDRPPVLLVHGMAGDHSTWRTFAGALRRQGRAVVAVDLRGHGRSGHASTYRLDDFRDDLRFVLDDLDIAVADVVAHSLGAHAALRLAMDEPDRIRRLVLEEIPPMPRDQDDLDLNIVVAASLGERVRGLGWAVRNPLPLIRFDRRVADDVSPQFEVADPDWWAGLDAVTAHTLVISGGRQSFLPPDHLRTLSAALPDGRFTQIDTGHSVHRDRPADFGSAAGDFLSAP